In Magnetospirillum sp. XM-1, a single window of DNA contains:
- a CDS encoding DUF1833 family protein — protein MPDPLLSQAIKEAYASAPADVVILHTLEIWHPTFLDADGNPAPIRVVRDHADLTARLEAGAPRNGGQIVTFTALAFDLELPPVDTGPVPEITVAMDNVGREITDALDGAAISQDKIEVTYRPYLSTDLEGPHMDPPITLIMTEVEADPLRVTGRARMLDVGNKAFPSATYTAKTFPGLAR, from the coding sequence ATGCCCGATCCGCTGCTCTCCCAGGCGATCAAGGAAGCCTATGCCTCCGCCCCGGCGGACGTGGTCATCCTGCACACGCTGGAGATTTGGCACCCCACCTTCCTGGATGCGGACGGCAACCCCGCCCCCATCCGGGTGGTGCGGGACCATGCCGATCTCACCGCGCGGCTGGAGGCCGGTGCCCCGCGCAACGGTGGGCAGATAGTGACCTTCACCGCCCTGGCCTTCGACCTGGAGCTTCCCCCGGTGGACACCGGCCCGGTGCCCGAGATCACCGTGGCCATGGACAACGTCGGGCGCGAGATCACCGACGCGCTCGATGGGGCGGCCATCAGCCAGGACAAGATCGAGGTGACGTATCGGCCCTACCTCTCCACCGACCTGGAGGGGCCGCATATGGACCCGCCGATCACCCTGATCATGACCGAGGTGGAGGCCGACCCGCTGCGGGTCACCGGCCGCGCTCGCATGCTGGACGTGGGCAACAAGGCTTTCCCCAGCGCCACCTACACCGCCAAGACCTTCCCCGGCTTGGCCCGGTAA
- a CDS encoding host specificity factor TipJ family phage tail protein has product MTAEVLRPIRLPLSTGVVVMVANAFQPERGRAVLPVAEPITVRGFLAERGIDEFPLPTICLFNGEPLLRADWESREIRQGDLCAFVALPHGGGGGGGGGKNPMRTVLMIAVMVAAIYTGGLLAPYIGSAFAEMGVGLTWEMAAGIGTAVVGMAGTALVSALVPAPRPSTPDMNWGGFGSTPAPSPTYSLQSQGNSARLGQPIPVIYGRHLVYPDIATAPFDEFVDNEQYLHQLHLIGQGEYVIEKIRIEDTPLSSFEEVQYEVVPPGGTVTLFEADVVSAPEVAGQELQAPNTLSTGEDGYVGPFAANPVDTEAGHLGIDVIFGRGLYYANNSGGLDSKTIQWQVEYRPIDSDGTATGSWTVLATESVTAATNTVLRKSYKYAVTPGRYEVQAKRLDNKDTDSRAGHEIRWNALRSYLVGTPDFGDVTLLAVKMRATDNLSQRSSRLINCLVTRKIPVWSPTTGWSAPQATRSIAWAFADVCRASYGAKLPDSRIDLAALHALDAVWEARGDRFDAVFDSSLTVWEALTRIARCGRAAPILQGGAIRVVRDEPQTIPVAMFGPRNIVKNSLKIQYIMPSDDTADAVTVSYFSDRTWKPDEVTAKLPDSAAENPAKVSLFGCTAKEHALREGDFIAADNRYRRKMVSFRTELDGMIPTFGDLIAITHDMPRWGHGGEVVDWDTSGNAGTGGSPSWQDVVMTLSEPMEWTEGSTHYIALRRRDGRLAGPFEVEAVTGEDFQVRFLEPMTVTPYTGSDEERTYFSFGPGEKWTQLARVRSIKPRADQVEVSAVAEDSRVHVN; this is encoded by the coding sequence ATGACCGCCGAGGTGCTGAGGCCCATCCGCCTGCCGCTGTCCACGGGCGTGGTGGTGATGGTGGCCAACGCTTTCCAGCCCGAGCGCGGCCGTGCCGTACTGCCGGTGGCCGAGCCGATCACCGTGCGCGGCTTCCTGGCCGAGCGCGGGATCGACGAGTTCCCGCTTCCCACCATCTGCCTGTTCAACGGCGAGCCGCTGCTGCGCGCCGACTGGGAGAGCCGGGAAATCCGCCAAGGCGACCTCTGTGCCTTCGTGGCCCTTCCCCATGGCGGCGGCGGTGGTGGCGGTGGCGGCAAGAATCCCATGCGCACCGTGCTGATGATCGCGGTGATGGTGGCCGCCATCTATACCGGCGGCCTACTGGCCCCGTACATCGGATCGGCCTTCGCCGAGATGGGGGTGGGCCTCACCTGGGAAATGGCGGCCGGAATCGGCACGGCGGTGGTCGGCATGGCCGGAACCGCTCTGGTGAGCGCCCTGGTTCCCGCGCCGCGCCCATCCACCCCCGACATGAACTGGGGCGGCTTCGGCAGCACCCCGGCCCCCAGCCCCACCTATTCGCTGCAGTCGCAGGGCAACTCGGCGCGCCTGGGGCAGCCGATCCCGGTCATCTACGGCCGGCATCTGGTCTATCCCGACATCGCCACCGCTCCCTTCGACGAGTTCGTGGACAACGAGCAGTACCTGCACCAGCTTCACCTCATTGGTCAGGGTGAGTACGTGATCGAGAAGATCCGTATCGAGGACACCCCCCTCTCGTCGTTCGAGGAGGTGCAGTACGAGGTTGTGCCGCCCGGCGGCACCGTCACGCTGTTCGAGGCCGATGTGGTGTCGGCCCCCGAGGTGGCTGGCCAGGAACTGCAGGCCCCGAACACCTTGTCCACCGGAGAGGACGGCTATGTCGGGCCGTTCGCGGCCAACCCGGTGGATACCGAGGCGGGGCACCTGGGAATCGACGTGATCTTCGGGCGCGGCCTCTACTACGCCAACAACAGCGGCGGGCTGGATTCCAAGACCATCCAGTGGCAGGTCGAGTATCGCCCCATCGACAGCGACGGAACCGCCACCGGATCGTGGACGGTTCTCGCCACCGAATCGGTCACTGCCGCCACCAACACCGTGCTGCGCAAGTCGTACAAGTATGCAGTGACGCCCGGTCGCTACGAGGTGCAGGCCAAGCGGCTGGACAACAAGGACACTGATTCGCGCGCTGGCCACGAAATCCGCTGGAACGCCCTGCGCTCCTATCTGGTGGGCACGCCCGACTTCGGCGACGTGACGCTGCTGGCGGTCAAGATGCGGGCCACCGACAACCTGTCCCAGCGTTCGTCTCGTCTGATCAACTGCCTGGTCACCCGCAAGATTCCGGTGTGGTCGCCCACCACCGGCTGGAGCGCGCCCCAGGCGACCCGCTCCATCGCCTGGGCCTTCGCCGACGTGTGCCGGGCCAGCTATGGGGCCAAGTTGCCGGACAGCCGCATCGACCTGGCGGCCCTGCATGCGCTCGACGCGGTATGGGAGGCCCGTGGCGACAGGTTCGACGCGGTGTTCGATTCCTCGCTCACCGTGTGGGAGGCGCTGACCCGCATTGCCCGCTGCGGTCGCGCCGCCCCGATCCTGCAGGGTGGGGCGATCCGCGTGGTGCGCGACGAGCCGCAGACTATTCCGGTGGCCATGTTCGGGCCGCGCAACATCGTCAAGAACTCGCTCAAGATCCAGTACATCATGCCGAGCGACGACACCGCCGACGCGGTGACGGTGTCGTATTTCAGCGACCGCACCTGGAAGCCCGACGAGGTCACCGCCAAGCTGCCGGACAGCGCGGCCGAGAATCCGGCCAAGGTGTCGCTGTTCGGATGCACCGCCAAGGAGCATGCGCTGCGCGAGGGCGACTTCATCGCGGCCGACAATCGCTATCGCCGCAAGATGGTGTCCTTCCGCACTGAACTGGACGGCATGATCCCGACCTTCGGCGACCTGATCGCCATCACCCACGACATGCCGCGCTGGGGCCATGGCGGCGAGGTGGTGGATTGGGATACGTCCGGCAATGCCGGAACCGGAGGCAGCCCGTCGTGGCAGGACGTGGTGATGACCCTATCCGAGCCGATGGAGTGGACGGAAGGATCGACCCACTACATCGCCCTGCGCCGCCGTGACGGCCGCCTGGCCGGGCCGTTCGAGGTCGAGGCCGTGACGGGCGAGGACTTCCAGGTGCGGTTCCTGGAGCCGATGACGGTGACGCCCTACACCGGGAGCGACGAGGAGCGGACCTATTTCAGCTTCGGCCCCGGTGAAAAATGGACCCAGCTTGCTCGGGTCCGATCCATTAAGCCGCGCGCTGACCAAGTGGAAGTGAGCGCCGTGGCCGAGGATAGCAGGGTCCACGTCAACTAG
- a CDS encoding response regulator transcription factor, whose amino-acid sequence MTIRVMLVDDHRMFREALRVPLEAEPDIEIVAEANSGADTLASLDLTCPDVLVLDIGLPDLNGIEVARTAIRRHPDLRVVALSGFADRIYIEEMLKAGAHGYVVKSAGADELVSAIRAVAGGRSFLSPEATQVMLRHIQPDADTVAPPPSVLGKREREVLVLLAGGLRSAEIAASLGIAVATVEVHRRNIKQKLGMNRTADLIRYAVHEGLISS is encoded by the coding sequence ATGACCATCCGCGTCATGTTGGTGGACGACCACCGCATGTTCCGAGAGGCGCTTCGGGTGCCGCTGGAAGCCGAGCCGGACATAGAGATTGTCGCCGAGGCTAATTCCGGTGCCGATACCTTGGCTTCCCTTGATTTGACGTGTCCTGACGTTCTGGTTCTCGATATCGGCCTGCCGGACCTCAACGGTATCGAGGTGGCTCGTACGGCGATCAGGCGGCATCCCGACTTGCGTGTCGTCGCCCTGTCGGGCTTTGCCGACCGCATCTATATCGAGGAGATGCTGAAGGCGGGCGCCCATGGTTACGTGGTCAAGTCGGCCGGAGCCGATGAGTTGGTTTCCGCCATCCGCGCCGTGGCGGGGGGCCGCAGCTTCCTCTCCCCGGAAGCGACCCAGGTCATGCTCCGCCATATCCAGCCGGATGCAGACACCGTCGCGCCGCCGCCCAGCGTGCTGGGCAAGCGGGAACGGGAGGTGTTGGTTCTGCTGGCAGGCGGCCTGCGCTCCGCCGAGATTGCCGCCAGCCTCGGCATTGCCGTGGCAACGGTGGAGGTCCATCGTCGCAATATCAAGCAGAAGCTCGGGATGAATCGTACCGCCGACTTGATCCGCTATGCCGTTCACGAGGGGCTGATTTCCTCCTGA
- a CDS encoding excisionase: protein MKTWDHHNSEPRQGAGSPRLGRMTTLEQWAAVTYGDMAPSITTLRSWARDGRIYPIPEKHGRSYFVDREAVYVSPRTQIRPDASPQSIRTGLVSRLISERAKA, encoded by the coding sequence ATGAAGACCTGGGACCATCACAATTCAGAACCCCGCCAGGGTGCGGGCTCGCCCCGCCTGGGGCGGATGACCACGCTTGAGCAGTGGGCCGCCGTGACCTATGGCGACATGGCGCCGAGCATCACGACGCTGCGGAGCTGGGCGCGGGATGGCCGTATCTACCCCATCCCCGAGAAACACGGGCGGAGCTACTTCGTTGACCGCGAGGCGGTCTACGTGTCGCCGAGAACCCAAATTCGGCCCGATGCCAGCCCCCAAAGCATCCGGACTGGTCTTGTTTCGAGGCTGATCAGTGAACGGGCGAAGGCGTAG
- a CDS encoding ATP-binding protein, which translates to MNQNPGDETPPSPEHLLHELRVHQIELEMQNDELRRAQLALEESRDRYVDLFEFAPVGYLILSRVGVITQINLTGAALLGVERAGVIAQRFDAFVAGADHDRWHRHLAHALNHSGRHECELALLRADGSNFSVHLDCQLQEQDAAPVLRVALTDITARKRAETELADTREALLRANERLRASNRDLEQFAYVASHDLQEPLRMVVSYGQLLEKKYQDRLDDDAHTFIGFMVDAGARMQAMITDLLEFSRVDRMGGEREPFDSGKAVEDAKFSLSQAIAESAAEIGHAGLPEIVYDRHQFVRLMQNLIGNALKYHDPGRPPKVTVTARRDGHQWEFSVSDNGIGIDPAYFEQIFAVFRRLHTRDRYGGTGIGLAVCKKIVEHHGGRIWVESTPGAGSTFFFTAPDP; encoded by the coding sequence ATGAACCAGAACCCTGGCGACGAAACGCCGCCGTCACCAGAACACCTGCTCCACGAACTCCGCGTCCACCAGATCGAACTGGAGATGCAGAACGACGAATTGCGGCGGGCCCAACTGGCCCTGGAAGAATCCCGCGACCGCTATGTCGATCTCTTTGAATTCGCTCCGGTCGGCTATCTGATCCTGTCCCGTGTCGGCGTAATTACCCAGATCAATCTGACCGGCGCGGCCTTGCTGGGAGTGGAGCGCGCCGGGGTGATTGCCCAGCGCTTCGACGCCTTCGTCGCTGGCGCCGACCATGACCGCTGGCATCGGCATCTGGCGCATGCCCTCAACCATTCAGGCCGGCACGAATGCGAGCTTGCCCTTCTGCGGGCGGACGGCAGCAACTTCAGCGTCCATCTCGATTGCCAGTTGCAGGAACAGGATGCTGCCCCGGTCCTGCGCGTCGCTCTGACCGATATCACCGCGCGCAAGCGTGCCGAGACGGAACTGGCCGATACCCGCGAGGCGCTGCTGCGGGCTAACGAGAGACTGCGAGCCTCGAACCGGGACCTCGAGCAATTCGCCTACGTGGCCTCCCACGACTTGCAGGAACCGCTGCGCATGGTGGTCAGCTATGGCCAACTGCTGGAAAAGAAGTACCAGGACCGACTGGACGACGACGCCCATACCTTCATCGGTTTTATGGTCGATGCCGGCGCCAGGATGCAGGCCATGATCACCGACCTGCTGGAATTCTCGCGGGTCGACCGCATGGGAGGAGAGCGGGAGCCGTTCGACAGCGGCAAGGCGGTGGAGGACGCCAAGTTCAGCCTATCCCAGGCCATCGCGGAATCCGCCGCCGAGATCGGTCATGCCGGTCTGCCGGAGATCGTCTACGATCGCCACCAGTTCGTCCGGCTGATGCAAAACCTGATCGGTAACGCCCTTAAGTATCACGACCCGGGCCGACCGCCCAAGGTCACCGTCACCGCCCGCCGCGACGGGCATCAATGGGAGTTTTCCGTCAGCGACAACGGCATCGGAATCGACCCGGCCTATTTCGAGCAGATATTCGCCGTTTTTCGCCGCCTCCATACCCGCGACCGGTACGGAGGCACCGGTATCGGCCTTGCCGTCTGCAAGAAGATCGTCGAACATCATGGCGGTCGCATCTGGGTGGAATCGACCCCCGGGGCGGGCAGCACGTTTTTCTTCACGGCACCGGACCCCTGA
- a CDS encoding tyrosine-type recombinase/integrase, giving the protein MRKEWGEACIIQISTRDVADFLLKWDAAGKKRMAQAMRSLLLDLFREAVAAGWIDRNPVEPTRAPRVQVTRARLTLEAYQAIHAIALRDFPAWLARAMELALVTAQRREDIATMGPRSIHDGKLWVEQGKTGNRVCIPLDLRLQAVNWSVGEVVQRCRDVVLSRHLVHHSAFAGRAKPGDKLRLHTITAAFAEARDKTGLTWPEGKTPPTFHEIRSLAARLYAEQGIDAQALLGHKSPDMTALYRDVRGSEWIEIRLG; this is encoded by the coding sequence GTGCGTAAGGAATGGGGCGAAGCCTGCATCATCCAGATTTCGACGCGTGACGTCGCCGATTTCCTGCTCAAATGGGATGCGGCGGGCAAGAAGCGGATGGCCCAGGCCATGCGCTCCCTGCTGCTGGATCTGTTCCGCGAGGCAGTTGCCGCCGGGTGGATCGACCGCAACCCGGTCGAACCCACGCGGGCGCCCCGGGTTCAGGTGACACGGGCACGGCTGACGTTGGAGGCGTACCAGGCCATTCACGCCATTGCGCTGCGGGACTTCCCCGCATGGCTGGCGCGGGCCATGGAACTGGCCCTGGTGACGGCGCAACGGCGGGAGGATATCGCCACCATGGGGCCGCGCAGCATCCACGACGGCAAGCTGTGGGTGGAACAGGGCAAGACGGGGAACCGGGTCTGCATCCCCCTCGATCTGCGCCTCCAGGCCGTCAACTGGTCGGTGGGGGAGGTGGTGCAGCGTTGCCGCGACGTGGTGCTGTCCCGCCATCTGGTGCATCACTCCGCCTTTGCCGGACGGGCCAAGCCGGGCGACAAGCTGCGGCTGCATACCATCACCGCCGCCTTTGCCGAGGCCCGCGACAAGACCGGCCTGACCTGGCCGGAGGGCAAGACGCCGCCCACCTTCCACGAAATCCGCTCGTTGGCCGCCCGGCTCTATGCCGAGCAGGGCATCGATGCGCAGGCGCTGCTGGGGCACAAATCCCCCGATATGACGGCGCTTTACCGCGATGTTCGCGGGTCCGAATGGATCGAGATTCGTCTGGGCTAA
- a CDS encoding PAS domain S-box protein has product MTMRPGSSKEDQSHDARRAKAEVQARRNQGESDLLHELRVHQIELEMQNEELRRVQLELEESRDRYIDLYEFAPVGYVTLSSSGHIESANLTLSSMLGFERAGLLKLRFSALVLEASGDDWHRFMVAILNDQEDRHRTTDIRLRRRDEGTIEARLDCRRVPNVVHGAMVRVAITDITQVKQAEIALQASEKRYSLLAASTFEGIVISAKGRIVDVNERLVEMIGFPRAELIGRPVAELISDEDYDRVMDNIHRGDESHIEHGMVRKDSSRIEVEAHGQPFSDNGRAFRLTALRDITARREDEAAARIALHMEHLRNLAIEATLSEERERHSIAKDLHDGLGQTLHLARFKLDRLVKALPQELPAATLVHELIGLLSEASGEVRSLTSKLSPPALKDLGLVPAISWLADEMGRRHELQVVVEDDGVPKPLTEGQSTLLFRAVRELVINIAKHAGVGAARIGLRVCNSRLIITVADKGVGFTDWRATLEARRGFGLSSVRERITFLKGAMDIQTRTGEGTTVVLEMPLDSMPTEMQP; this is encoded by the coding sequence ATGACCATGAGGCCCGGCTCTTCCAAAGAAGATCAATCTCACGACGCGCGTCGTGCGAAGGCCGAGGTGCAGGCTCGTCGGAATCAGGGGGAGAGCGATCTTCTCCACGAACTCCGCGTCCACCAGATCGAGTTGGAGATGCAGAACGAGGAACTGCGTCGGGTTCAATTGGAACTGGAGGAATCACGGGACCGATATATCGATCTCTACGAATTCGCTCCGGTCGGTTACGTGACGCTGAGTTCGTCCGGCCATATCGAATCAGCCAACCTGACCCTCTCTTCAATGCTGGGCTTCGAGCGCGCCGGCTTGCTGAAATTACGGTTCAGCGCCCTGGTGCTGGAAGCAAGCGGCGATGATTGGCATCGTTTCATGGTGGCCATTCTGAACGACCAGGAGGATCGCCATCGAACAACCGACATTCGGCTTCGGCGCCGGGACGAGGGCACAATCGAGGCACGTCTGGATTGCCGACGCGTCCCGAATGTCGTCCATGGTGCGATGGTTCGGGTCGCCATAACCGATATCACCCAGGTCAAGCAGGCCGAAATCGCGCTGCAAGCCAGCGAGAAGCGTTATAGCCTGCTCGCCGCGTCAACTTTCGAAGGTATTGTCATCTCCGCCAAGGGGCGCATCGTCGATGTGAACGAGCGGTTGGTCGAAATGATCGGCTTTCCACGAGCAGAGTTGATCGGCCGACCGGTGGCGGAGTTGATCTCGGACGAGGATTATGACCGTGTCATGGACAATATCCATCGTGGAGATGAAAGCCATATCGAGCACGGCATGGTCCGCAAGGATAGTTCCCGGATCGAGGTCGAGGCCCATGGCCAGCCATTCAGCGACAATGGTCGGGCTTTTCGTCTCACGGCGCTGCGCGACATCACGGCACGGAGGGAGGACGAAGCTGCGGCTCGTATTGCCCTGCATATGGAACATCTCCGCAATCTGGCGATCGAGGCCACGCTTTCCGAAGAGCGGGAACGCCATTCCATCGCCAAGGACCTTCACGACGGCCTGGGACAGACTCTGCATCTGGCCCGGTTCAAACTGGACCGGCTGGTGAAGGCTCTGCCGCAGGAGCTCCCCGCCGCTACCTTGGTGCATGAGCTGATCGGCCTTCTCTCCGAGGCTAGCGGTGAGGTGCGCTCGCTGACATCCAAACTCAGTCCCCCGGCGCTCAAGGACTTGGGATTGGTGCCGGCCATATCGTGGCTGGCGGACGAAATGGGGCGGCGCCACGAGTTGCAGGTCGTTGTGGAAGACGACGGCGTCCCGAAGCCCCTCACCGAAGGACAGTCAACCCTTCTGTTCCGGGCTGTGCGCGAACTTGTCATCAACATCGCCAAACACGCGGGCGTGGGCGCCGCCCGGATTGGACTTCGTGTTTGCAATAGCCGCCTCATCATAACGGTCGCGGACAAGGGCGTCGGATTTACCGACTGGCGAGCAACCCTTGAAGCCCGGCGTGGTTTCGGACTGTCCAGCGTGCGAGAGCGCATCACCTTCCTCAAGGGAGCCATGGACATCCAAACTCGCACGGGCGAGGGAACCACCGTCGTGCTGGAGATGCCGTTGGACTCCATGCCCACGGAGATGCAGCCATGA
- a CDS encoding lysozyme produces the protein MTTATMPCCNALGREIIRAAEGLRLDAYLCPAGIPTIGYGHTGGVKMGDTITREQADFLLSMDLADVERQVASAVKVPLSSNEFAALCSFVFNLGIGRLRGSTLLARLNAGDKVSAAEQFLVWNKSGGKVLPGLAKRREAERALFLTPDQVAA, from the coding sequence ATGACCACCGCGACCATGCCGTGCTGCAACGCGCTCGGCCGAGAAATTATTCGCGCGGCTGAAGGGCTGCGTCTCGACGCCTATCTCTGCCCGGCCGGCATCCCGACCATCGGCTATGGCCACACTGGTGGCGTGAAGATGGGCGACACCATCACCAGGGAGCAGGCCGATTTCCTGCTGTCCATGGACCTGGCCGATGTCGAGCGGCAAGTCGCATCGGCGGTCAAGGTTCCGCTGTCGAGCAACGAGTTCGCCGCTCTCTGCAGTTTCGTGTTCAACCTCGGCATCGGCCGCCTGCGCGGGTCCACCCTGCTGGCCCGGCTCAATGCCGGTGACAAGGTATCGGCCGCCGAGCAGTTTCTGGTTTGGAACAAGTCGGGCGGAAAGGTTCTCCCCGGCCTGGCCAAGCGGCGCGAGGCCGAGCGGGCGCTGTTCCTCACCCCGGATCAGGTGGCGGCCTGA
- a CDS encoding DUF4070 domain-containing protein, translating to MIGLLMALPRTPLHLRMEREGRLLPVARHSDNTSLTTNIVPKCMSAEAMAAGYQMLYGRLLTGPEIGRRIRNKAAYLRVPVYGSGYPMGQRVGIVVRLLVRGILSGGLSTLVPFVRSFPFLTPSRIPMVISDWIIGLSMKAFAERHLTGATRRREAD from the coding sequence ATGATCGGCCTGCTCATGGCCCTGCCACGGACTCCCCTGCACCTGCGAATGGAGCGCGAAGGCCGCCTGCTGCCCGTCGCAAGACATTCGGACAACACCAGCCTGACCACCAATATCGTGCCGAAATGCATGAGCGCCGAAGCCATGGCGGCGGGCTATCAGATGCTTTACGGCCGCCTGCTCACCGGCCCGGAAATCGGGCGGCGTATCCGCAACAAGGCGGCGTATCTGCGTGTCCCGGTCTATGGCAGCGGCTATCCCATGGGCCAGCGGGTCGGTATCGTCGTCCGCCTGCTGGTCAGGGGCATCCTGTCGGGGGGGCTTTCTACCCTGGTGCCGTTCGTGCGCAGCTTCCCCTTCCTCACGCCGTCACGCATTCCCATGGTCATTTCCGACTGGATCATCGGCCTGTCCATGAAAGCATTCGCCGAGCGGCACCTGACTGGCGCCACCCGGCGGCGGGAGGCGGACTGA
- a CDS encoding helix-turn-helix domain-containing protein, translating into MDLRELFATNLRRLRHAKGLSQDELAYDAGVSRSYLSQLEKGKYYASLKIIGRLAEVLEADPGEFLKRPDRG; encoded by the coding sequence ATGGATCTTCGGGAGCTGTTCGCCACCAACTTGCGTCGATTACGGCACGCCAAGGGCCTGTCGCAGGATGAACTCGCCTATGACGCGGGGGTGAGCCGCAGCTATCTGAGCCAGCTTGAGAAGGGGAAGTACTACGCCAGCCTCAAGATAATCGGCCGGTTGGCCGAGGTTCTGGAGGCGGATCCGGGCGAGTTCCTGAAGAGGCCGGATCGGGGATGA
- a CDS encoding recombinase family protein, translating to MKFVAYFRVSTDRQGRSGLGLDAQRSTVTRFVTGRGEIVGEFTEIESGSKADRPQLRAALDVAARHRATLVIARLDRLARNVAFIANLMDSRVDFIACDMPEANRLTLHILAAVAEHERDMISQRTKAALAAAKARGTRLGNPDGKTARKAATARLIAKADQFAATVLPMVTGLASQGLGLREIARRLNERGIKTSHGREWQATTVRNLLARA from the coding sequence ATGAAGTTCGTTGCGTATTTCCGTGTGTCCACTGACCGCCAGGGGCGCTCTGGGCTGGGCTTAGACGCCCAGCGTTCCACCGTAACCCGGTTCGTTACGGGGCGCGGTGAGATCGTGGGCGAATTCACCGAAATCGAGTCCGGGAGCAAGGCGGATCGCCCCCAATTGCGGGCGGCTCTGGACGTGGCTGCAAGGCATCGCGCCACATTGGTCATTGCCCGCCTTGATCGCTTGGCGCGTAACGTCGCTTTTATCGCCAACCTGATGGACAGCCGGGTGGACTTCATCGCATGCGACATGCCAGAAGCCAATCGCCTGACGCTCCACATCCTGGCGGCGGTGGCGGAACACGAGAGGGACATGATCTCTCAGCGGACAAAAGCCGCTCTGGCGGCCGCCAAGGCTCGGGGAACTCGTTTGGGCAATCCTGATGGCAAAACGGCCCGAAAGGCCGCTACGGCGCGTCTAATCGCGAAAGCGGACCAGTTTGCCGCAACGGTGTTGCCGATGGTTACTGGGCTGGCGTCGCAGGGACTGGGGCTGCGGGAGATTGCCCGCCGCCTGAACGAGCGAGGCATCAAGACATCCCATGGCCGGGAGTGGCAGGCGACGACTGTGCGGAACCTGCTGGCGCGGGCCTAA